GGGACTCGCTTGTGTTCCATTACTCCGGTCATGGATCTCAGCAAAAAGACTACAACGGAGACGAAGTTGATGGTCAAGATGAAGCTTTGGCCCCTTTAGACCATGAGACAGAAGGAAAAATCATCGATGACGAGATTAATAAGACACTCGTGAGGCCGCTCGTCCATGGAGCTAAGCTTCATGCTGTCATCGACGCATGTAACAGCGGGACAGTCCTTGATTTACCATCCGTTTGCAGGATGGAAAGGTACACTAACAATACTTTCTACTTGACCGAATCTGAGAATAAACCTCTCTGTGTGTGTAAATGAAAAATCAGGAATGGTTTTTATGAATGGGAACGTCAAACATCAGGGAGAACTTACAAAGGAACAAATGGTGGAACAGCTATCTGTTTAAGTGCTTGTGATGATCATGAAGCCAGTGGTTACACTCCTGTATGTTTAAAGAAACTTTTATAATCTCATCATCTTAAAATACCTCTCTGTATGTTTACATGTATCATTGCGTGGTTGCTAGGTCTTCACGGGAAAGAACGCAGGAGCTATGACTTATAGCTTCATAAAGGCGGTGAAGACAGCTGGACCAGCACCCACCTACGGTCACCTGCTTAACCTCATGTGTTCTGCAATACGAGAAGCCCAGTCTCGCCTCGCCAGGGATGAGAACTACACAAGCCCTGAAGAGACCGCGGTATGTAATTAAAACTTGTAGTGTCAGAGACTTTGCATTATTCTGAATTTCTTTCCTGAGTTGCTTGCAGGAGCCACTGCTAACATCATCAGAGGAATTCGACATATATGCTACAAAGTTTGTGCTCTGAAGGCTGTCACCTATTCTGCAAATAACTACTACGCATACATCATCTTTATCTATGTGTATAAATCATGTAATGATATGTCTGTAGCATACAGCTGCAACAAAGTCTCttcttttaataaataaagCTATTGAAACTATCGAGGTTCCCATGATTAGTTATAGAAACTGAATATGAATAAAGATGTGTGGAGAAGACTGTAATAGCTATATATGGGTTGTACAAGGAAGTACACAGTAAGAACACTATATTTCTATCGACAGCAAACAACACAGGATATCCAGAAGGGGTACCTTATTATACTAAGATGATATACTATTCACATCAGATTCCAAAAGCAGTAAAGTTTTTGTTCTCTCACGATATGATACTGCAACTGTGTGCATCATGCAACATTGTTGAACTTTTTGAGAATCAGAAGCTGAGCTTCTTCCACAAGACTTTTCACTACCTCTCCAGCCGGTAAAATCTCTTTGATGAGGCCTACGCTTTGGCCTGCATACATCGCCATACTCTCTAAGTCACCCGTTGTTGTCATGTTGGGTACAGTTCCTGCAAATCGTCTTATCTCCTTTTCCTGTAGTGGTGACATTCCCTTTGTTTCATCAGTGCAAGACCATAGAGTAAAGGAAAAAGGAAACCTTATTAAAATGAAACTTACTACGCCATGTATGGTAGAACGTCCAATAACAGGCTGGTCGACTTCATTTTCATGGGAAGGAAGAGATCTCCAGTCATCGAAGAAAGGCGTCTCCAGAACACGGTGTGGTGCACCAGGCCACCTTGCTCGTCCAAAGATATCTGTGTATTCGGTTTTCTCATATTCGATCAACTTCCTTTTGTATATTGGGTGTGCGTAGCTCTCATGCGTCGCCACAAACCTAAACAAAGCAAATCCTCTAACTCAGCCCAAACAAACTCATGTAAGCTTACCAAACTTGTgaaaaagaagaacacacacacACCTTGTGCCTAGACAGACACCTTGAGCACCAAGTGACAAGGCCGCAACATAACCACGTGCATCCACAATCCCTCCAGCAGCGATAACCGGAATATCGCATTCCCCAACCAGATCAACTACTCTTGGTAACAGTGAAAAGAGACCAtcctagaagaagaagaagaaaactgaTGATatcaaacatttaaaataaGAGCTATGCAACACTGTAGAGAACTAGGCTTACCTTCCCACTAACATGCCCTCCTGCTTCATGCCCTTGAACAATAATCGCGTCTACTCCTACATCAACAGCCTTTCTAGCTTCTTCAACACTCCCCACCTTAAAAATGTAACTAAAGGATCAGACTTGTTGATCCTATTAGAGACAAAGTCTCTCATATCTGAAGTTGGGAAGAGattttaagtaatatataagatagattaACTAATCTACTTATCCCTAACTAGTTTTAGGTTAGAAGctaatttatattatgtattagttAAAATCTCTTCCCAAATGACTTTGTCATATGCCCAAGATCGATGAGCCAACTTGGAGCCAGATCAATGTGGAACTGAGCAGATCATCCATCAGGAAACCAAGAAGACTCTTTACATGAATCTCTACACTTTTTTACCTGAGGAACAACTTTGACTCCAGCACTATGAGCATCATCAACAAGCTCCTTAGAACATTCACCCCAATAAAGCTGCAACACAGCAACCTTCTCTTCCAAGATCGTCTTCACGTTGAGCTCATGAGGAAACGCAAGAACAACACCCATCCCGAATGGTTTATCAGTCAATGTCTTTGTCTTCCTTATCATCTCTCTCACGTAATCAGGACACTCCTGATTACAATTCACAatcaaaacaaatcattatattAATCAGCAAGCCATGGAAATAAAACATTTGTGGAGTTAATCAATTACCCAATCAGGACATCGGAGAAGACCGATCCCCCCGGCGTTAGCGACGGCAGCTACAAGCTCCGGACCGGAGATATCAGGTCCTAACGGCGCCTGAACTATCCCGTGTTCGAAACCGAGAATCCCTTTCAGAGCCATAGTCTTTTCACTTCCTCTGTGATCTTTATCTTCGTCTCTTTATGTAGAAAAGACAGAGTCGTAATCGGAATTGCTCTTTCGCTCTCGATTATTTTAATAGTCTTTATCGTAAGGGATGACGAACACGTTTCGAAGCTTTTGTCATCACTCTCAAGATCAAGCGATCGTCTTCTTCCTCGCGCTTTTACATTTACCAGAACAACTGATAGCTTGAGAAAACTCATACTGGgcttttgattaaattatttgggctTGTTTCGAAAAGGCCCATTACGTTTCTCAAATAGAACCGAGCTGTACCGGACTGATACCAAAATCAATTCGAATGATATACAAATCTGGTTTATGTTTTTTAGTAGTCACATTTCGATATCTATCGATATAAATTAGACGGTTGACGATGGATTTATTTTGAATTGATTATTGCCTAACTTTGTAGATTTCTCGTCACAATAAATCGGGAAGATTCCAAGAAAGTGGACTCTTGAGTGTCAGGGATAAGGTGGTGACTGATGAATATGACATGATGGTAATTGAGTATGGCGTATTATATGACTGATACATGTAAGGGGGGTTGGTTTTGTGACTTGATCATCCACGGAAAAGTGTGCGGTCGATGCACGGCACGATAATCTCAGAGTTCGTCacatttttattgattaataaagGCTAACTAATCCttacttaaaatttaatatatcaactttgttgatgttgacaaaagaaaaataaaatacaacttcgctgatttttatttgattcttcTTTACCCGGTGCCAATAGTAACAATATAACAACAATTTGACACTGACACATATTActatgatataaatataatagtcTAAATGACATATTTTTGCCTTTTTTCCTTTTAGTTTTAGATCATGATTAACTTCACTCTCTTAGTTAAAGTTCTTAATTTCGGTTAAAAGAtggtttttaacttttcttagattttaattaaaaaggcAAAGAACCGtcttttaaataagagatataagaactGTCTCTTACCCgaaaagtataaaataaaaataaaaaatgtcaaatcataattaaaaatctCAACTAAAAAACCGAAGTTAATCATGTTCTTAATAGTTTTGATATTAGCTTGTATCAGCCACTTGTTGAGAAATATACatcacaataaaatatatagatttatcatGGCTACGTACGTGGgtttaagagcatctccaaccccactctatttttcactctaaaatagagtttaaagtaaaaaatgcTCTAATGGTACTAtatttctcactctataattgagtgaaaaataggtttactccaaatatagagtaattttttttttttgttcatcactctaaaACAGAGTATCATTGgagcaaactcaaactctattataaaattactctattttaaagtaaaaaatagagtaaaccattggagatAGTCTAAGCTATGTAACCAGAAGCCACCATTTCGATCAAAATAATAGTAAGCTAAAGCAATGTTtgttcttttttatatattcaacCAAGATGTGGCGAATGATTGAGTGGCAGAAAAAAATAGGTGGGTTGTTGAgtgatatgaaaataaaaaaattggctttatcttttgaaaatgttCATATAGATCCAAACTTAGATTTGAAGTTATTATGCTTAATTTTTTGCTTTGACATTTTCACTATCGGGCATGCCAGTACCGT
This genomic interval from Brassica napus cultivar Da-Ae chromosome A6, Da-Ae, whole genome shotgun sequence contains the following:
- the LOC106348070 gene encoding (3aS,4S,5R,7aS)-5-hydroxy-7a-methyl-1-oxo-octahydro-1H-indene-4-carboxyl-CoA dehydrogenase → MALKGILGFEHGIVQAPLGPDISGPELVAAVANAGGIGLLRCPDWECPDYVREMIRKTKTLTDKPFGMGVVLAFPHELNVKTILEEKVAVLQLYWGECSKELVDDAHSAGVKVVPQVGSVEEARKAVDVGVDAIIVQGHEAGGHVSGKDGLFSLLPRVVDLVGECDIPVIAAGGIVDARGYVAALSLGAQGVCLGTRFVATHESYAHPIYKRKLIEYEKTEYTDIFGRARWPGAPHRVLETPFFDDWRSLPSHENEVDQPVIGRSTIHGVEKEIRRFAGTVPNMTTTGDLESMAMYAGQSVGLIKEILPAGEVVKSLVEEAQLLILKKFNNVA